The Kryptolebias marmoratus isolate JLee-2015 linkage group LG18, ASM164957v2, whole genome shotgun sequence genome includes a region encoding these proteins:
- the tspan9b gene encoding tetraspanin-9, translated as MAVNKCVKYVFFLFNLLFWISGCIILGVGIYLKVTNNKISALQDNFPSFELMIAIGAIIMVLGFLGCCGAYRENRCMLLLFFIFLLLIFILLLAAGILASVGDNKVKDWVKDELQKLTPISNQPANVVEDIEKMQRELRCCGLMKGPSDWTKIPDSCRCNVTSDNMDECKSGSAYGTSNNIYQKACYDKVIEFLKSNMKVALGIAFAIAALLIFGMAFAMVLYCQIGKSGGATV; from the exons ATCAGCGGATGCATCATCCTGGGCGTTGGGATCTACCTAAAAGTCACCAACAACAAAATCTCA GCTCTGCAGGACAACTTTCCAAGCTTTGAGCTGATGATCGCCATCGGAGCGATCATCATGGTGCTCGGCTTCCTGGGCTGCTGCGGCGCGTACAGAGAGAACCGCTgcatgctgctgctg ttcttcatcttcctcctcctcatcttcatcctcctgcTGGCGGCAGGCATCCTGGCGTCTGTCGGTGACAACAAG GTGAAGGACTGGGTGAAGGACGAGCTGCAAAAACTGACGCCCATTTCAAACCAACCGGCAAATGTTGTCGAGGACATTGAGAAAATGCAGCGCGAG CTCCGTTGTTGTGGTCTAATGAAGGGACCATCAGATTGGACAAAAATTCCTGATTCCTGTCGCTGCAACGTAACGTCTGACAACATGGATGAGTGTAAATCCGGCAGCGCCTATGGCACCTCTAACAACATCTACCAGAAG GCCTGCTACGACAAAGTCATCGAGTTTTTGAAGAGTAACATGAAGGTGGCGCTGGGAATCGCCTTCGCCATCGCTGCCCTGCtg ATTTTCGGCATGGCCTTCGCCATGGTCCTCTACTGTCAGATTGGCAAGAGCGGAGGCGCCACCGTATGA
- the LOC108250259 gene encoding tetraspanin-10-like isoform X2 encodes MRHTSDLIHFMSPLSSYSRVDGSEKISSEFKLVRCFYCSDSLETETEQSVSPVQSGLVRSDPGLWGSGSVYRNLPGPTLTVPSVLPLQVVGVVMIGVGFSSIDGSVPVAELFDQLSISDGLLALQVFGPITVVLSALGLCAATSNYKPLLLLFSALIFVEFVALMIVASPLVQVQTQMDSSVEDVFLNVTPLHRAETYIQTELEKLQTSDSCCGLRSFKDWENQLPVSCSCELPVSDSDLRSQIRNSSTDASCVMVDGLQLLKPRTSTQIWVHSKPCGPILKSYLSFPIKLRIGIISTLATILITAIVLCLVLGLEERWTSPPVETTVDDFNRVKYQPKPSLS; translated from the exons ATGCGTCACACTTCAGACCTGATACACTTCATGTCACCTTTAAGCAGCTACAGTCGGGTGGACGGGTCAGAGAAAATTTCCAGTGAATTCAAACTTGTGCgttgtttttattgctcagACAGCctggaaactgaaactgaacagTCTGTAAGTCCGGTCCAGTCCGGTCTGGTCCGGTCCGATCCGGGTCTCTGGGGATCAGGATCAGTTTACAGGAACCTTCCTGGTCCGACCCTGACGGTTCCCTCTGTTCTCCCTCTGCAGGTGGTGGGGGTGGTGATGATCGGGGTTGGCTTCTCCTCCATCGACGGGAGCGTACCTGTGGCAGAG ctgtttgaccAGCTGTCCATCAGCGACGGTCTGCTGGCGCTGCAGGTGTTCGGTCCCATCACCGTGGTTCTGTCCGCTCTGGGTCTCTGTGCTGCGACGTCCAACTACaaacctctgctgctgctg ttttCTGCCCTGATCTTTGTGGAGTTCGTGGCTCTGATGATCGTGGCGTCTCCGCTGGTCCAGGTCCAGACTCAG ATGGACAGCTCCGTGGAGGACGTGTTTCTGAACGTGACTCCTCTTCACCGAGCCGAGACGTACATCCAGACTGAGCTAGAGAAACTCCAAACCTCA GATTCCTGTTGTGGTTTGAGGAGTTTTAAAGACTGGGAGaatcaacttcctgtttcctgttcgtgtgaacttcctgtttctgactcGGACCTGAG ATCTCAGATCAGGAACTCGAGCACAGATGCTTCCTGTGTGATGGTCGACGGCCTTCAGCTTCTGAAGCCAAGAACATCGACCCAAATCTGGGTCCACTCCAAG CCGTGTGGTCCCATCCTGAAGAGCTACCTGAGTTTCCCCATCAAACTCAGGATCGGGATCATTTCAACTTTAGCCACAATATTG ATAACGGCCATCGTTCTGTGTCTGGTTCTGGGCCTGGAGGAACGCTGGACGTCTCCGCCGGTGGAAACGACCGTCGACGACTTCAACCGGGTGAAATACCAGCCTAAACCCTCCCtctcctga
- the LOC108250260 gene encoding tetraspanin-8-like, translated as MGKINGCLKCLFIFFNVVFMLFGSLLIYSAVVATAVKSSAFGGPGVGWTWVTAIGVFGISFLGIYAACSEKLLALKIFAGFMGVGMIIMLIFGIILAVLRNKMKEEFLLPSDEFVKQHMEEEVFRNEIEAMQTILQCCGFSRAQDWGNTIPESCRCTPPDSCKPRPMESSGPSMIYSQPCSQAMFGLFDLGFKVAMGIYFGFSVTALLGLLISLFMIRQVSRHDGAGGPSMTMKGY; from the exons atgGGGAAAATTAACGGATGCCTGAAGTGTCTTTTTATCTTCTTCAATGTGGTGTTTATG CTCTTCGGCTCTTTGTTGATTTATTCAGCAGTGGTCGCCACCGCCGTCAAG TCGTCTGCGTTCGGAGGCCCAGGCGTCGGATGGACCTGGGTGACAGCGATCGGCGTCTTTGGCATCTCCTTTCTGGGAATCTATGCTGCCTGCTCTGAGAAACTCCTCGCCCTCAAAATA TTTGCAGGTTTCATGGGCGTTGGGATGATCATCATGCTGATCTTTGGAAttattttggctgttttaaGAAACAAG ATGAAAGAAGAATTTCTGTTGCCCTCCGATGAATTTGTCAAGCAGCACATGGAAGAAGAAGTCTTCAGAAATGAAATTGAAGCAATGCAAACAATA TTGCAGTGCTGTGGATTCAGCCGTGCTCAGGACTGGGGTAACACCATCCCTGAGTCCTGCAGATGCACCCCTCCAGACTCCTGTAAACCCAGACCGATG GAATCTTCGGGGCCAAGTATGATCTACTCACAG CCCTGCAGTCAGGCCATGTTTGGACTTTTTGACTTAGGCTTTAAGGTGGCCATGGGCATTTACTTTGGATTTTCTGTCACTGCA CTGTTAGGCCTTCTCATCTCGCTCTTCATGATCCGTCAAGTCTCGCGCCACGACGGCGCCGGGGGGCCGTCCATGACGATGAAAGGCTACTGA
- the LOC108250259 gene encoding tetraspanin-10-like isoform X1, which yields MRHTSDLIHFMSPLSSYSRVDGSEKISSEFKLVRCFYCSDSLETETEQSVSPVQSGLVRSDPGLWGSGSVYRNLPGPTLTVPSVLPLQVVGVVMIGVGFSSIDGSVPVAELFDQLSISDGLLALQVFGPITVVLSALGLCAATSNYKPLLLLFSALIFVEFVALMIVASPLVQVQTQMDSSVEDVFLNVTPLHRAETYIQTELEKLQTSDSCCGLRSFKDWENQLPVSCSCELPVSDSDLRSQIRNSSTDASCVMVDGLQLLKPRTSTQIWVHSKPCGPILKSYLSFPIKLRIGIISTLATILSTRRGRWAGSPLKLRLIPWNCPLGLEIVIPSIQETNMKLFVVWSGGAVVSNP from the exons ATGCGTCACACTTCAGACCTGATACACTTCATGTCACCTTTAAGCAGCTACAGTCGGGTGGACGGGTCAGAGAAAATTTCCAGTGAATTCAAACTTGTGCgttgtttttattgctcagACAGCctggaaactgaaactgaacagTCTGTAAGTCCGGTCCAGTCCGGTCTGGTCCGGTCCGATCCGGGTCTCTGGGGATCAGGATCAGTTTACAGGAACCTTCCTGGTCCGACCCTGACGGTTCCCTCTGTTCTCCCTCTGCAGGTGGTGGGGGTGGTGATGATCGGGGTTGGCTTCTCCTCCATCGACGGGAGCGTACCTGTGGCAGAG ctgtttgaccAGCTGTCCATCAGCGACGGTCTGCTGGCGCTGCAGGTGTTCGGTCCCATCACCGTGGTTCTGTCCGCTCTGGGTCTCTGTGCTGCGACGTCCAACTACaaacctctgctgctgctg ttttCTGCCCTGATCTTTGTGGAGTTCGTGGCTCTGATGATCGTGGCGTCTCCGCTGGTCCAGGTCCAGACTCAG ATGGACAGCTCCGTGGAGGACGTGTTTCTGAACGTGACTCCTCTTCACCGAGCCGAGACGTACATCCAGACTGAGCTAGAGAAACTCCAAACCTCA GATTCCTGTTGTGGTTTGAGGAGTTTTAAAGACTGGGAGaatcaacttcctgtttcctgttcgtgtgaacttcctgtttctgactcGGACCTGAG ATCTCAGATCAGGAACTCGAGCACAGATGCTTCCTGTGTGATGGTCGACGGCCTTCAGCTTCTGAAGCCAAGAACATCGACCCAAATCTGGGTCCACTCCAAG CCGTGTGGTCCCATCCTGAAGAGCTACCTGAGTTTCCCCATCAAACTCAGGATCGGGATCATTTCAACTTTAGCCACAATATTG TCCACCAGGCGGGGAAGATGGGCCGGCTCTCCATTAAAGCTAAGATTGATTCCATGGAACTg CCCTCTGGGGTTGGAGATCGTCATCCCATCTATACAAGAAACCAACATGAAGCTGTTCGTTGTGTGGAGCGGTGGAGCGGTGGTGTCCAACCCTTGA
- the LOC108250259 gene encoding uncharacterized protein LOC108250259 isoform X3, translating into MRHTSDLIHFMSPLSSYSRVDGSEKISSEFKLVRCFYCSDSLETETEQSVSPVQSGLVRSDPGLWGSGSVYRNLPGPTLTVPSVLPLQVVGVVMIGVGFSSIDGSVPVAELFDQLSISDGLLALQVFGPITVVLSALGLCAATSNYKPLLLLFSALIFVEFVALMIVASPLVQVQTQDSCCGLRSFKDWENQLPVSCSCELPVSDSDLRSQIRNSSTDASCVMVDGLQLLKPRTSTQIWVHSKPCGPILKSYLSFPIKLRIGIISTLATILSTRRGRWAGSPLKLRLIPWNCPLGLEIVIPSIQETNMKLFVVWSGGAVVSNP; encoded by the exons ATGCGTCACACTTCAGACCTGATACACTTCATGTCACCTTTAAGCAGCTACAGTCGGGTGGACGGGTCAGAGAAAATTTCCAGTGAATTCAAACTTGTGCgttgtttttattgctcagACAGCctggaaactgaaactgaacagTCTGTAAGTCCGGTCCAGTCCGGTCTGGTCCGGTCCGATCCGGGTCTCTGGGGATCAGGATCAGTTTACAGGAACCTTCCTGGTCCGACCCTGACGGTTCCCTCTGTTCTCCCTCTGCAGGTGGTGGGGGTGGTGATGATCGGGGTTGGCTTCTCCTCCATCGACGGGAGCGTACCTGTGGCAGAG ctgtttgaccAGCTGTCCATCAGCGACGGTCTGCTGGCGCTGCAGGTGTTCGGTCCCATCACCGTGGTTCTGTCCGCTCTGGGTCTCTGTGCTGCGACGTCCAACTACaaacctctgctgctgctg ttttCTGCCCTGATCTTTGTGGAGTTCGTGGCTCTGATGATCGTGGCGTCTCCGCTGGTCCAGGTCCAGACTCAG GATTCCTGTTGTGGTTTGAGGAGTTTTAAAGACTGGGAGaatcaacttcctgtttcctgttcgtgtgaacttcctgtttctgactcGGACCTGAG ATCTCAGATCAGGAACTCGAGCACAGATGCTTCCTGTGTGATGGTCGACGGCCTTCAGCTTCTGAAGCCAAGAACATCGACCCAAATCTGGGTCCACTCCAAG CCGTGTGGTCCCATCCTGAAGAGCTACCTGAGTTTCCCCATCAAACTCAGGATCGGGATCATTTCAACTTTAGCCACAATATTG TCCACCAGGCGGGGAAGATGGGCCGGCTCTCCATTAAAGCTAAGATTGATTCCATGGAACTg CCCTCTGGGGTTGGAGATCGTCATCCCATCTATACAAGAAACCAACATGAAGCTGTTCGTTGTGTGGAGCGGTGGAGCGGTGGTGTCCAACCCTTGA
- the LOC108250259 gene encoding 23 kDa integral membrane protein-like isoform X4 — translation MARCWSYLRGLSICITVLLLVVGVVMIGVGFSSIDGSVPVAELFDQLSISDGLLALQVFGPITVVLSALGLCAATSNYKPLLLLFSALIFVEFVALMIVASPLVQVQTQMDSSVEDVFLNVTPLHRAETYIQTELEKLQTSDSCCGLRSFKDWENQLPVSCSCELPVSDSDLRSQIRNSSTDASCVMVDGLQLLKPRTSTQIWVHSKPCGPILKSYLSFPIKLRIGIISTLATILSTRRGRWAGSPLKLRLIPWNCPLGLEIVIPSIQETNMKLFVVWSGGAVVSNP, via the exons ATGGCTCGCTGCTGGAGTTACTTACGAGGACTCTCCATCTGCATCACCGTGCTGCTGCTG GTGGTGGGGGTGGTGATGATCGGGGTTGGCTTCTCCTCCATCGACGGGAGCGTACCTGTGGCAGAG ctgtttgaccAGCTGTCCATCAGCGACGGTCTGCTGGCGCTGCAGGTGTTCGGTCCCATCACCGTGGTTCTGTCCGCTCTGGGTCTCTGTGCTGCGACGTCCAACTACaaacctctgctgctgctg ttttCTGCCCTGATCTTTGTGGAGTTCGTGGCTCTGATGATCGTGGCGTCTCCGCTGGTCCAGGTCCAGACTCAG ATGGACAGCTCCGTGGAGGACGTGTTTCTGAACGTGACTCCTCTTCACCGAGCCGAGACGTACATCCAGACTGAGCTAGAGAAACTCCAAACCTCA GATTCCTGTTGTGGTTTGAGGAGTTTTAAAGACTGGGAGaatcaacttcctgtttcctgttcgtgtgaacttcctgtttctgactcGGACCTGAG ATCTCAGATCAGGAACTCGAGCACAGATGCTTCCTGTGTGATGGTCGACGGCCTTCAGCTTCTGAAGCCAAGAACATCGACCCAAATCTGGGTCCACTCCAAG CCGTGTGGTCCCATCCTGAAGAGCTACCTGAGTTTCCCCATCAAACTCAGGATCGGGATCATTTCAACTTTAGCCACAATATTG TCCACCAGGCGGGGAAGATGGGCCGGCTCTCCATTAAAGCTAAGATTGATTCCATGGAACTg CCCTCTGGGGTTGGAGATCGTCATCCCATCTATACAAGAAACCAACATGAAGCTGTTCGTTGTGTGGAGCGGTGGAGCGGTGGTGTCCAACCCTTGA